The Shewanella mesophila genome contains the following window.
CATTTTCAACAATCAGATCGTCTACCGATTGCTGAAACAGACGTAAATTGAGTTGGTTTTGGAGGATCTGTTGGATCTTAGCGCGATAAAGGGCTCTATCTGCTTGTGCACGAGTAGCTCTAACCGCTGGTCCTTTACTGGAATTTAAGGTTCTAAATTGGATCCCGGCATGATCGGTAGCAACTGCCATTGCACCGCCTAAGGCATCGATCTCTTTAACTAAATGGCCTTTACCGATCCCACCGATAGCTGGATTACAGGACATCTGTCCCAAGGTATCTATGTTATGGGTCAATAATAATGTTTTTGACCCCATCCTAGCAGATGCCAATGCTGCTTCGGTCCCAGCGTGACCGCCACCAACAACAATTACATCGAACCGCTCATGAAAATGCATCACAGTACCTTAGATAAAAACCTGTATCGAAATTGAAAGTAGAAATTGATAGTTAACTATCGACAAATTACTCAACGAGTAGCCGAGTATTTTAGCACTTGGAAGGCATTTGGTGAAAGATCAATTTAGGTCTTTCGATCTCCAATGGATCTGCTTAATAGATCTTAAGATCTTTATATAGATCCTTTATTATGTTTACTATTAGGATCGCTGTTTTCGGTGGATAACCCTAATTTTTTATGTAAATCAGTAATTAACAGCGTTTCGATCCTGTGATCTGATCGCGATCTAACTTGCGTAAGCTTGGGGATAGATCGCCTACTTATCCACAAGGTGGATCTTTGGTCGGATCGGGCGGTGAATAATACAGAGTTAGATCATGATCAAATAATACCTTATCCACATATTTATCATTTAAGATCGTAATATGTGGATAAGATAGATCTAATCTGTGGGTTGTTAAGGTGGTTATACTGATAAAAGATCGTTAAAGATGATCTTGCCAAGCTGCTAACCAAGCTTGAGCGGGTTCTTCGGGGATGGGATCATATTGCACATCAATTTGGATCTTATCCACATAGACTTGTGCACCGCAATTTTCGATCGCTTCAACTAATTTTTCAGGGCCTTGGCAAAAAGTGTCGTAGCTCGAGTCTCCGATCGCGCATAATGCAAATTTAGTTCGGCTGAGATCTGGTTTTTTAGCCTCTATTTCTTCAAAAAATGGCTGAATATTGTCTGGAAGATCGCCCGCACCATGAGTAGAAGATACGATTAACCAAAGACATTTGGGGTCGATATCGTTAAGTTCAGGCGTTAAATGTACCGTTATTTCGTGATCTAATGCTTCTAATTGAGCCGCTAATTCATCAGCCACATATTCCGCACTGCCCAGTGTTGTACCGACAATGACTTCAA
Protein-coding sequences here:
- the mioC gene encoding FMN-binding protein MioC, which codes for MAKIEVIVGTTLGSAEYVADELAAQLEALDHEITVHLTPELNDIDPKCLWLIVSSTHGAGDLPDNIQPFFEEIEAKKPDLSRTKFALCAIGDSSYDTFCQGPEKLVEAIENCGAQVYVDKIQIDVQYDPIPEEPAQAWLAAWQDHL